In a genomic window of Meleagris gallopavo isolate NT-WF06-2002-E0010 breed Aviagen turkey brand Nicholas breeding stock chromosome 1, Turkey_5.1, whole genome shotgun sequence:
- the LOC104909388 gene encoding LOW QUALITY PROTEIN: BRCA2-interacting transcriptional repressor EMSY-like (The sequence of the model RefSeq protein was modified relative to this genomic sequence to represent the inferred CDS: inserted 2 bases in 2 codons) has protein sequence MPVVWPTLLDLSRDECKRILRKLELEAYAGVISALRAQGDLTKEKKDLLGELSKVLSISTERHRAEVRRAVNDERLTTIAHNMSGPNSSSEWSIEGRRLVPLMPRLVPQTAFTVTANAVANAAVQHNASLPVPAETGNKEVVVCYSYTSTTSTSTXTLVPGSNVATVKXPRPTCSVSSISLPSGRTVYVKSK, from the exons ATGCCTGTGGTGTGGCCAACGCTTCTGGATCTCAGCAGAGATGAGTGCAAGAGGATCCTTCGCAAACTGG AACTGGAGGCATATGCAGGTGTCATCAGTGCCTTACGTGCACAGGGAGATCTTACGAAAGAGAAGAAGGATCTTCTTGGAGAACTCTCTAAAGTGCTTAG tatttcAACAGAGAGACATCGTGCTGAAGTTCGAAGAGCAGTAAATGATGAACGGCTAACGACTATTGCACACAA TATGTCTGGGCCAAACAGCTCTTCGGAATGGTCTATAGAAGGTCGTCGATTGGTGCCGCTGATGCCACGGCTTGTTCCACAAACAGCTTTCACTGTTACAGCTAATGCTGTTGCCAATGCAGCTGTTCAGCACAACGCATCTCTTCCAGTCCCTGCAGAAACTGGAAACAAGGAAG tgGTGGTTTGCTATTCCTACACAAGTACCACTTCAACCTCAA CTACCCTTGTTCCAGGTAGCAATGTAGCAACAGTGA TCCCTAGACCCACCTGTTCAGTCTCCAGTATATCCTTGCCTAGTGGAAGGACTGTTTATGTCAAAAGTAAGTGA